The following is a genomic window from Candidatus Zixiibacteriota bacterium.
TTCGCCGCGCCAACAAATGGTTTGGCCCGCTGCACGTGCTGAAGGATATCGACCTCGCGATCGCCGCGGGCGAGGTGGTGGTCGTCTGCGGCCCGAGCGGTAGCGGCAAGAGCACTCTCATCCGCTGCATCAACCGTCTCGAGCAGCTCGACTCCGGAGACGTGATCGTCGACGGTGTCTCGCTCGCCGATCCGCAAACCGACGTCACCCGGCTGCGCGCCGACGTGGGCATGGTCTTCCAGTCCTTCAATCTCTATCCGCACATGACCGCGCTCCAGAACATCACGCTCGCGCCGGTGCGCGTCAAGGGGCTGGCGGTCCGCGACGCCGAGGCGCTGGCGCGCGAGCTGCTGGCGCGCGTGGGTATTCCCGACAAGGCCGACGCCTACCCGGCCGCGCTCTCGGGCGGGCAACAGCAGCGGGTCGCGATCGCGCGCGCGCTGGCGATGAAGCCGAAAATCATGCTCTTCGACGAGCCGACCTCGGCGCTCGATCCCGAAATGATCAAGGAGGTGCTGGACGTGATGACCGCGCTGGCCGGCGAGGGAATGACCATGGTCGTGGTGACCCACGAGATGGGTTTCGCGCGGCGCGTGGCGCACCGCGTCGTCTTCATGGACGGCGGCGAGATCGTCGAGCAGGACCGCCCCGAGAGTTTCTTCGCCGCCCCGAAGTCGGCGCGCGCGCGGCAGTTCCTGGGAAAAATTCTCACGCACTGAGGAGACGCGGATGAATCGATCGCTCGGGTTGTTGCTGGCTCTGATGCTGGCTCCGGCCGCCGCGTTCGCGCAGACGACGCTGGAAAAGATCGGCCGGACGGGGGTCCTGGTCATCGGCACGCGCACCGGCTCGCCGCCGTTCGCCTACGTGGACTCGAAGAACGAATGGGTGGGCTTTTCCATCGACCTGGTGGAACAGGCGGTCCTGCCGTCGCTCGCCAGAAAGCTCGGCAAGCCGATCCGGCTGGAGAAGAAAGAGTCCACGCCGCAAACCCGCATCCCTCTGCTCACCTCGGGCTCGGTCGACCTCATCGCGGAAACGATGACCGACACTCGATCGCGGCGCGACAGCGTCGATTTCAGCCTCACCTTCTTCGTCACCGGCGCCCAGTTCCTGGTGAAGCGGGGAAGCCCGATCAAGGGGCTGCAGTCGATCGCGGGCAAACGCGTGGCGGCGCAGCAGGGCTCGACCAACGCGCGCATCATTCGCGAGCGCGTGCCGAGCGCGAAGCTCCTCGAGTTTCCCGACCAGCCGGCGGCGTTTCAGGCCCTCGCCCGCGGCCAGGTGGAGGCCTATGCCAACGACGGGGTTCAGCTCGCGGGCCTGAAAGCCAAGGCTCCGCGTCCGGCCGACTGGCTGGTCGTCGGCGAGTTTTTCTCGTACGAGCCCTACGGCATGGCAATGCGCAAGAACGACTCCGACTTCCGGCAGGCGGTGAACCTAGGTCTGATGGAGGCGATCGAATCCGGCAGGTATTTCGCGCTCTACGACAAGTGGTTCGGGCCGAAGGGCGAAGTGCCCTACCCGCTGGCTCCTGAGGTCAGGCGCTTCCTCGAGATGCAGGTGGTGCCGAAATGAAGCCCGATGGCGTACCGCTTTGACTGGAGCGTGCTCTGGACCGGCCAGTCCGGTGCCTGGCTGCTCCAAGGTCTGCTGACGACGCTGGAGCTCTCGGCCCTCGCCTGGCTGCTCGCGGGGGCGCTCGGCATCGCCGCCGGCGCCCTGCGCACGCTGACAACGAAGCCGCTGCGGTGGCTGTCGGGGGGCTACGTCGAGTTCTTCCGCAACGTCCCGCTGCTGGTCTGGATGTTCTTCTGGTATTTCGCCGCGGCGCCGCTCCTGCCGCGGAACCTCCAGGATTGGCTCCTCGCGCACGGCGCCGAGTTCTGGGCCGGAACCGTCGCCCTCGGCGTTTATCACGGCGCACGCTTCGCAGAGATCGTCCGCGCCGGCATTCAATCGATTCCCCGCACCCAGTTCGAGGCGGCCCTCTCGACGGGCCTCACCGTCGCGCAGTCGTACCGCTGGATCATCGTCCCCGTCGCGGTCCGCCTCATCATCCCTCCCGCGGCGAACGAATCCCTCAA
Proteins encoded in this region:
- a CDS encoding amino acid ABC transporter ATP-binding protein, translated to MIEFRRANKWFGPLHVLKDIDLAIAAGEVVVVCGPSGSGKSTLIRCINRLEQLDSGDVIVDGVSLADPQTDVTRLRADVGMVFQSFNLYPHMTALQNITLAPVRVKGLAVRDAEALARELLARVGIPDKADAYPAALSGGQQQRVAIARALAMKPKIMLFDEPTSALDPEMIKEVLDVMTALAGEGMTMVVVTHEMGFARRVAHRVVFMDGGEIVEQDRPESFFAAPKSARARQFLGKILTH
- a CDS encoding transporter substrate-binding domain-containing protein, which translates into the protein MNRSLGLLLALMLAPAAAFAQTTLEKIGRTGVLVIGTRTGSPPFAYVDSKNEWVGFSIDLVEQAVLPSLARKLGKPIRLEKKESTPQTRIPLLTSGSVDLIAETMTDTRSRRDSVDFSLTFFVTGAQFLVKRGSPIKGLQSIAGKRVAAQQGSTNARIIRERVPSAKLLEFPDQPAAFQALARGQVEAYANDGVQLAGLKAKAPRPADWLVVGEFFSYEPYGMAMRKNDSDFRQAVNLGLMEAIESGRYFALYDKWFGPKGEVPYPLAPEVRRFLEMQVVPK
- a CDS encoding amino acid ABC transporter permease → MAYRFDWSVLWTGQSGAWLLQGLLTTLELSALAWLLAGALGIAAGALRTLTTKPLRWLSGGYVEFFRNVPLLVWMFFWYFAAAPLLPRNLQDWLLAHGAEFWAGTVALGVYHGARFAEIVRAGIQSIPRTQFEAALSTGLTVAQSYRWIIVPVAVRLIIPPAANESLNLLKNSSVALTIGVAELTFQTRQIEAYTARAFEALVAGTAIYLALCLVVAALMARLEKRFAIPGLTTRARLGEL